From Heteronotia binoei isolate CCM8104 ecotype False Entrance Well chromosome 17, APGP_CSIRO_Hbin_v1, whole genome shotgun sequence, one genomic window encodes:
- the MEIG1 gene encoding meiosis expressed gene 1 protein homolog isoform X1: MTPVVARLLGRRCHPPFSKARGAAVEPFGGREDGGRRALRATPEPAWLLEWALLGRLFLKRKLPGDLSGAGADIKPKSIRRAKTWSDEVENLYRFQQAGYRDEIEYKQVKHVSMVERWPETGFVKKLQRRDNTFYYYDKERECEDKEVHKVKVYAY; the protein is encoded by the exons ATGACGCCAGTGGTTGCTAGGCTGCTTGGCCGCCGCTGCCATCCGCCGTTTTCAAAAGCGAGAGGCGCGGCGGTTGAGCCGTTCGGAGGGCGGGAGGACGGCGGCAGGCGAGCATTAAGAGCCACACCCGAGCCGGCTTGGTTGCTCGAATGGGCTCTGCTGGGTCGCTTGTTCCTTAAGCG CAAATTACCTGGTGACCTTTCTGGAGCCGGTGCCGACATTAAGCCAAAATCCATACGTCGTGCCAAAACATGGTCAGATGAAGTTGAGAACCTGTACAGATTTCAGCAGGCTGGATATAGGGATGAAATTGAGTATAAACAAGTGAAGCATGTTAGCATG GTTGAAAGGTGGCCAGAAACAGGATTTGTGAAGAAACTGCAGAGAAGGGACAATACTTTCTATTATTATGACAAGGAAAGAGAATGTGAAGACAAAGAAGTCCATAAAGTTAAAGTTTATGCTTACTGA
- the MEIG1 gene encoding meiosis expressed gene 1 protein homolog isoform X2 — MENHFGFMDTNTVPCTSFSSGEALMTEGAGVSCCREVDSIEEAKLPGDLSGAGADIKPKSIRRAKTWSDEVENLYRFQQAGYRDEIEYKQVKHVSMVERWPETGFVKKLQRRDNTFYYYDKERECEDKEVHKVKVYAY, encoded by the exons ATGGAAAATCACTTTGGGTTCATGGATACTAACACTGTACCTTGTACATCTTTTTCCTCTGGAGAGGCACTTATGACAGAAGGGGCTGGTGTGTCCTGCTGTAGAGAAGTAGATAGCATTGAAGAAGC CAAATTACCTGGTGACCTTTCTGGAGCCGGTGCCGACATTAAGCCAAAATCCATACGTCGTGCCAAAACATGGTCAGATGAAGTTGAGAACCTGTACAGATTTCAGCAGGCTGGATATAGGGATGAAATTGAGTATAAACAAGTGAAGCATGTTAGCATG GTTGAAAGGTGGCCAGAAACAGGATTTGTGAAGAAACTGCAGAGAAGGGACAATACTTTCTATTATTATGACAAGGAAAGAGAATGTGAAGACAAAGAAGTCCATAAAGTTAAAGTTTATGCTTACTGA